A stretch of DNA from Micromonospora sp. WMMD1155:
AGGACCCGGGCGCCGCGATCGACCGCGTCGGCGACGAGTTCGCCGATCGTGGTGACCGAGGCCTCGTCGATCAACGCCCCGACGTCCACGCCGTCGTCGAGACCGTGGCCCACCGACAGCGCGGCCATCCGCTCGGCGAAGCGCGCCGTGAACTCCTCGCGCACCGGTTCCTCGACGTAGATCCGGTTGGCCGCGATGCAGGACTCCCCGATGTTGCGCATCTTGGCCACCATGGCGCCGTCGACCGCGACGTCCAGGTCGGCGTCCGCACACACGATCAGGGCCGCGTTGCCGCCCAGTTCCATCGAGGTACGCAGTACGGTGTCCGCGGCCTGCCGGAGCAGCACGCGCCCGACCTCGGTCGACCCGGTGAACGAGAGCTTGCGGGTCCGAGCGTCGGCGAGCAGTGCGGAGACCACGTCGCCGGAACGCTTGGTGGTGACCACGTTGACGACACCCGGGGGGACGCCGACCTCCTCCATGATGCGGGCCAGGAGCAGCATGGTGAGTGGCGTCTGGCCCGCCGGCTTGGTGATCGTCGTGCAGCCCGCGGCCAGCGCGGGAGCGATCTTGCGGGCACCCATCGCCAACGGGAAGTTCCAGGGCGTCACGAAGACGCACGGCCCGACCGGCTTCGGCACGGTGAGGATGCGGTATCCACCGGCGGGGGCGGTGCTGTAGCGCCCCTCGACACGTACCGCCTCCTCGGCGAACCAGCGGAAGAACTCGGCGCCGTAGGCGACCTCGCCCCGCGCCTCGGCGAGCGGCTTTCCCATCTCGAGCGTGATCAGCCGGGCGATCTCCTCGGATCGCTCGGTCAGCGCCCGGTACGTCGCGGTCAACAACTCCGACCGTCTCCGTGGCGGGGTCGCCGCCCACCCCGGCATCGCCGTGCTCGCCGCGTCCAGGGCGGCGAGCCCGTCGACGACGTCGGCGTCCGCCACCTCGGCGATGGTCTTGCCGGTCCCCGGGTCCTCGACGGCGAAGGTGGCGCCGCTCGCGGCGTCGCGCCAGGCGTCGCCGATCCGGAGCCGCCGGTACTCGGGG
This window harbors:
- a CDS encoding NAD-dependent succinate-semialdehyde dehydrogenase translates to MSDPMDVLPPEYRRLRIGDAWRDAASGATFAVEDPGTGKTIAEVADADVVDGLAALDAASTAMPGWAATPPRRRSELLTATYRALTERSEEIARLITLEMGKPLAEARGEVAYGAEFFRWFAEEAVRVEGRYSTAPAGGYRILTVPKPVGPCVFVTPWNFPLAMGARKIAPALAAGCTTITKPAGQTPLTMLLLARIMEEVGVPPGVVNVVTTKRSGDVVSALLADARTRKLSFTGSTEVGRVLLRQAADTVLRTSMELGGNAALIVCADADLDVAVDGAMVAKMRNIGESCIAANRIYVEEPVREEFTARFAERMAALSVGHGLDDGVDVGALIDEASVTTIGELVADAVDRGARVLVGGERPDGPGHFYPPTVLVDVPDDARMLRAEIFGPVAPIIPFTSDDEVLAKANDTEHGLVGYVFTRDLQRAIRFTEGLETGMVGVNRGLISDPSAPFGGVKQSGIGKEGSHEGILEYLDLTYAAIDLP